From a region of the Lactuca sativa cultivar Salinas chromosome 4, Lsat_Salinas_v11, whole genome shotgun sequence genome:
- the LOC111886983 gene encoding peamaclein, with amino-acid sequence MKPIVATFVLVALVLLSSSLIHTTMAGSSFCDSKCAVRCSKAGRKNRCLKYCGICCKYCHCVPSGTYGHKDECPCYRDKRNSKGKPKCP; translated from the exons ATGAAGCCAATTGTTGCAACTTTCGTGCTTGTGGCACTTGTACTCTTGAGCTCTTCTCTCATTCATACAACTATGGCGGGTTCAA GTTTTTGCGACTCCAAGTGTGCGGTGAGGTGTTCAAAGGCAGGGCGAAAAAATAGATGCCTAAAGTATTGCGGGATATGCTGTAAATATTGTCATTGTGTGCCTTCAGGAACGTATGGACACAAAGACGAGTGCCCTTGTTATAGAGACAAAAGGAATTCTAAAGGCAAACCAAAATGTCCTTGA
- the LOC111886991 gene encoding pyrroline-5-carboxylate reductase, which yields MSAVSPIPSETYKLGFIGAGKMAESIARGVVKSGVLPASRIKTAHKGSRRAAFESFGVGVAEHNNQVVENSDVVIFSVKPQVVKDAVLQLRPLLSEKKLLVSVVAGVKLKDLQEWAGHDRFIRVMPNTPAAVGEGASVMSMGAGATQEDGEIIAKLFGAVGKIWKADEKLFDAVTGLSGSGPAYIFLVIEALADGAVAAGLPRELALNLASQTVLGAASMARETGRHPGQLKDDVTSPGGTTIAGIHELEKSGFRGILMNAVVAAAKRSRELSQN from the exons ATGTCTGCGGTTTCTCCTATTCCGAGTGAGACGTACAAGCTAGGGTTCATCGGAGCTGGTAAGATGGCGGAGAGTATAGCCAGAGGCGTTGTCAAATCCGGTGTTCTCCCCGCTTCACGTATTAAGACAGCTCACAAAGGCTCTCGCCGCGCCGCTTTCGAGTCCTTCGGTGTCGGTGTTGCTGAACACAACAACCAG GTTGTTGAAAACAGTGATGTGGTGATTTTCTCTGTGAAGCCACAAGTTG TTAAAGATGCTGTGTTGCAACTGAGGCCTCTCCTATCTGAGAAAAAGCTTCTGGTGTCAGTAGTTGCTGGTGTCAAATTAAAAGATCTTCAG GAATGGGCTGGTCATGATCGATTTATTAGGGTTATGCCAAATACCCCTGCTGCTGTAGGTGAAGGAGCATCTG TTATGAGCATGGGAGCAGGAGCAACACAAGAAGATGGTGAAATAATTGCAAAGTTATTTGGAGCGGTTGGTAAGATATGGAAAGCCGATGAGAAACTCTTTGATGCAGTCACAGGCTTGAG tGGGAGTGGGCCAGCTTATATATTTCTGGTCATAGAAGCTTTAGCGGATGGTGCTGTTGCTGCAGGTCTACCACGGGAACTTGCTCTTAATTTGGCCTCTCAAACT gttTTGGGGGCAGCGAGTATGGCTAGGGAGACTGGGAGGCATCCAGGACAGCTGAAAGACGATGTGACATCGCCAGGTGGCACGACAATTGCTGGGATTCATGAGCTGGAGAAGTCAGGATTCCGTGGGATTTTAATGAATGCGGTTGTTGCTGCTGCAAAACGTAGCCGTGAGCTTTCACaaaattag
- the LOC111886990 gene encoding uncharacterized protein LOC111886990 codes for MSSHFERWEKDPFFSAAEEVQESADRMESTYRTLIHALKEPSAWKTEELRRDLRTAHGTAKWQLEEFEKAVEQSYIKSSTEDAKTRHREFIKAIDCQISKASKALDESAIPTGKPPRPWIRLNEGETEELASFLSGSKSNVDQKQKQKLPSKVQCLNEKNEKKVSGHRRTASAGADIGGAWNIVVDDDGGKPEEPPRKIPSFSGFLNAMDSAAKLQWSKNGYRKLKLIDNRHEADVKLPEIQPLSKGINACYERSKSCLENGDDCYQKQLYGWYGGIQRQLQRSQYYVQYSRPTQIIFWILVLIFIFAIVTVHVI; via the exons ATGTCGTCGCATTTCGAACGGTGGGAGAAAGATCCGTTCTTTTCTGCTGCTGAAGAAGTTCAGGAATCTGCTGACAG AATGGAATCAACATACAGAACACTGATTCACGCTTTGAAAGAACCTTCTGCTTGGAAAACAGAAGAACTTCGAAGGGATTTACGCACTGCCCATGGCACTGCTAAATGGCAG TTAGAAGAGTTTGAAAAGGCAGTTGAACAGAGTTACATCAAATCTTCTACAGAAGATGCTAAAACCAGACACCGtgaatttatcaaagcaatcGATTGTCAAATTTCAAAAGCTTCAAAAGCATTAGATGAATCAGCTATTCCCACAGGAAAACCACCTCGTCCATGGATACGCCTTAATGAAGGAGAAACCGAAGAACTAGCATCATTCCTTTCAGGGTCAAAGTCAAACGTTGACCAAAAACAGAAACAAAAGCTTCCTTCAAAAGTACAATGCCTTAATGAGAAAAATGAGAAGAAAGTTTCAGGGCATAGAAGAACAGCAAGTGCTGGTGCTGACATTGGTGGTGCCTGGAATATTGTGGTGGATGATGATGGTGGAAAACCAGAAGAGCCTCCAAGAAAGATACCGAGTTTTTCAGGGTTTTTAAATGCCATGGATTCTGCAGCAAAATTACAGTGGTCAAAAAATGGTTATAGGAAACTGAAGCTTATTGATAATCGACATGAAGCAGATGTTAAATTGCCTGAGATTCAACCTTTGAGCAAA GGTATTAATGCATGTTATGAAAGGAGTAAGAGTTGCCTTGAGAATGGTGATGATTGTTATCAAAAGCAACTTTACGGGTGGTATGGTGGTATTCAAAGACAACTTCAAAGATCACAATATTATGTGCAATATAGTCGCCCTACCCAAATCATATTTTGGATACTTGTCCTCATTTTCATTTTTG CAATAGTGACAGTGCATGTGATCTGA